A stretch of the Argentina anserina chromosome 6, drPotAnse1.1, whole genome shotgun sequence genome encodes the following:
- the LOC126800440 gene encoding probable phospholipid-transporting ATPase 4, whose amino-acid sequence MAGGRIRARLRRSHLYTFLRKPKGNEAGGAPHPIQGPGYSRTVHCNQPVLHKKKPFKYRTNYISTTKYNPITFFPKALFEQFRRVANIYFLLAAGLSLTPVSPFGPWSMIAPLAFVVGLSMVKEAVEDWNRFLQDMKVNLRKVHVHKGDGVFGHRAWHKILVGDVLKVEKDQFFPADLLLLSSSYEDGFCYVETMNLDGETNLKVKRCLEVTSPLDDDAVFKDFTATVQCEDPNPNLYSFVGNLDHDRQIYPLEPEQILLRDSKLRNTSYIYGVVIFTGHDSKVMQNSTKSPSKRSGIEKKMDKIIYVLFFLLLLISCISSMGFGVKTKRDMPKAWYLRPEDAEDMYNPNKPAVAGLIHLVTALILYGYLIPISLYVSIEIVKVLQARFINNDIHMYDEEHGIPAQARTSNLNEELGQVDTILSDKTGTLTCNQMDFLKCCIAGIAYGVRASEVELAAAKQMATDLEDQDEHDEELANVPMKNDGQRVPWGSEVGSEIELETVVTSNDGKGPKPAIKGFSFLDNRLMDGNWIKEPTYEVILLFLRILAVCHTAIPELNEETGQYTYEAESPDEGAFLVAARELGFEFCKRNQSSVYVREKYPHPERPVEREYKILNLLEFTSKRKRMSVIVRDEDGQLLLFCKGADSIIFDRLSKNGRIYEEASTKHLNEYGEAGLRTLALAYRKLEESEYEAWNNEFQKAKTSIGGDREVMLERVAEKMEKDLIMVGATAVEDKLQKGVPQCIDNLAQAGLKIWVLTGDKMETAINIGFACSLLRQGMKQICISTANLETLGQDGKEAVKDNVLNQITNASQMIKLERDPHAAFALIIDGKTLTYALEDDMKHLFLELAVDCASVICCRVSPKQKALVTRLVRRGTGKTTLAIGDGANDVGMIQEADIGVGISGVEGMQAVMASDFAIAQFRHLERLLVVHGHWCYKRIAQMICYFFYKNIAFGLTLFYFEAFTGFSGQSIYDDWYMLSFNVILTSLPVISLGVFEQDVSSEVCLQFPALYQQGARNLFFDWYRILGWMGNGVYCSLVVFFLNIITFKDQAFRSNGQIADMAAMGTTMFSGIIWAVNCQIALAMCHFTWIQHCFIWGSIAMWYIFLLIYGWVTPAFSGNAYQILVEVLGPAPIFWLATLLVTLACNLPYIVHIAFQRSFNPMDHHIIQEIKYYRKDVEDQRMWKREASKARQETKIGFSARVDAKIRQLRARLHKKHPHSNAMSPL is encoded by the exons ATGGCTGGAGGAAGAATAAGGGCGAGGCTACGGCGGAGCCACCTCTACACATTCCTGCGTAAGCCGAAGGGCAATGAGGCAGGAGGGGCACCTCATCCAATCCAAGGTCCTGGGTACTCAAGAACTGTGCATTGTAACCAACCTGTGCTGCACAAAAAGAAACCTTTCAAGTACCGTACAAATTACATATCGACCACAAAGTATAACCCTATCACGTTCTTCCCCAAGGCACTCTTTGAGCAGTTCCGACGGGTTGCCAATATCTACTTTCTTTTAGCTGCCGGTCTTTCACTCACCCCTGTATCTCCATTTGGTCCGTGGAGCATGATAGCTCCTTTGGCTTTTGTTGTTGGTCTCAGTATGGTAAAGGAAGCTGTAGAAGACTGGAATAGGTTCTTGCAGGACATGAAGGTTAATCTGCGGAAAGTACATGTTCACAAAGGTGATGGTGTTTTTGGACATAGGGCGTGGCATAAGATTTTGGTCGGAGATGTGTTGAAAGTGGAAAAGGATCAATTCTTTCCTGCTGATCTGCTTCTATTGTCCTCAAGTTACGAGGATGGGTTCTGCTACGTTGAGACTATGAACTTAGATGGTGAGACAAATTTGAAGGTCAAGAGATGCTTGGAGGTAACCTCACCTTTGGATGATGACGCAGTTTTCAAGGACTTTACAGCAACAGTTCAATGTGAagatccaaatccaaatctgtATTCCTTTGTGGGTAATCTTGATCATGACCGGCAGATTTATCCTCTTGAACCCGAACAGATACTTTTGAGAGATTCAAAGCTCAGGAATACAAGTTATATCTATGGGGTAGTTATATTCACAGGTCATGATAGCAAAGTTATGCAGAATTCGACCAAGTCCCCCTCAAAAAGGagtggaatagaaaagaaaatggatAAGATCATTTATgtccttttcttcctccttttaTTGATCTCCTGTATCAGCTCAATGGGGTTTGGTGTGAAGACAAAACGCGATATGCCAAAGGCGTGGTACTTGCGACCAGAGGATGCAGAAGATATGTATAACCCCAACAAACCTGCTGTAGCTGGCCTCATCCATTTAGTCACTGCTCTCATCCTTTATGGATATCTAATACCCATCTCTCTTTATGTTTCCATTGAGATTGTGAAGGTTTTGCAAGCAAGGTTCATTAACAATGACATACACATGTATGATGAAGAGCATGGAATTCCTGCTCAAGCCCGGACATCAAATTTGAATGAGGAGTTAGGCCAGGTAGACACGATCCTCTCTGACAAAACTGGCACTTTAACCTGCAACCAGATGGACTTTCTAAAGTGTTGCATTGCTGGCATTGCATACGGTGTCCGCGCTAGTGAAGTTGAACTTGCTGCGGCAAAACAGATGGCCACTGACCTTGAGGATCAGGATGAGCATGATGAAGAGCTTGCTAATGTTCCCATGaaaaatgatggtcaacgTGTACCATGGGGGAGTGAAGTAGGATCAGAAATTGAGCTGGAAACTGTTGTTACGTCCAACGATGGAAAGGGCCCGAAACCTGCCATTAAGGGGTTTAGCTTTCTGGACAACCGCCTCATGGATGGAAATTGGATAAAAGAGCCCACCTATGAAgtgattttactttttttgcgGATCTTAGCTGTTTGCCATACTGCAATTCCTGAGCTAAATGAAGAGACTGGCCAATATACATATGAAGCAGAGTCACCCGATGAAGGAGCTTTTCTTGTTGCAGCACGTGAATTAGGTTTTGAGTTCTGTAAAAGAAATCAATCAAGTGTGTATGTCCGTGAAAAGTATCCTCATCCAGAACGGCCTGTGGAAAG GGAGTATAAGATCTTAAATCTATTGGAATTCACTAGCAAAAGGAAGCGTATGTCAGTAATTGTGCGTGATGAAGATGGGCAATTATTACTCTTCTGCAAAGGAGCTGACAG CATCATTTTCGATCGACTGTCAAAGAATGGAAGAATTTATGAGGAAGCTAGTACCAAGCATTTGAATGAATATGGAGAAGCTGGGTTACGTACATTGGCACTTGCATATAGAAAGCTTGAGGAGTCCGAATATGAAGCATGGAACAATGAATTTCAGAAAGCAAAAACATCTATAGGTGGTGATAGGGAGGTGATGCTCGAGCGAGTAGCAGAGAAGATGGAAAAAGACTTGATCATGGTTGGTGCTACAGCTGTGGAGGACAAATTGCAAAAAGGG gtACCCCAATGCATAGACAATCTTGCACAAGCCGGTCTCAAGATCTGGGTGTTGACTGGGGATAAGATGGAAACTGCAATCAACATAGG ATTTGCATGTAGTTTGCTCCGACAGGGCATGAAGCAGATATGTATATCAACCGCAAATTTAGAGACACTGGGACAAGATGGAAAAGAG GCTGTGAAGGACAATGTTTTGAATCAAATTACAAATGCCTCACAAATGATCAAGTTGGAAAGAGATCCACATGCGGCGTTTGCATTAATAATTGATGGAAAAACTTTAACCTATGCTTTGGAGGATGATATGAAGCATCTATTCTTGGAATTAGCTGTTGATTGTGCATCTGTCATATGCTGTCGTGTCTCCCCTAAGCAGAAAGCATTG GTAACGAGGTTAGTTAGACGTGGAACCGGGAAAACTACATTAGCAATTGGTGATGGTGCAAATGACGTTGGAATGATCCAGGAAGCTGACATTGGTGTTGGAATCAGTGGCGTCGAAGGCATGCAG GCTGTGATGGCTAGTGACTTTGCAATTGCCCAGTTTCGGCATTTGGAGAGACTCTTGGTTGTCCATGGACATTGGTGCTATAAAAGGATTGCTCAGATG ATTTGCTACTTCTTCTACAAAAATATAGCTTTTGGTCTGACCCTCTTCTACTTTGAGGCATTCACTGGATTTTCGGGGCAATCAATATATGACGATTGGTACATGCTATCATTCAATGTTATTCTTACCTCATTGCCTGTCATATCACTTGGAGTATTTGAACAAGATGTTTCTTCCGAGGTCTGCTTACAG TTCCCTGCATTGTATCAGCAAGGAGCCCGGAATTTGTTCTTCGACTGGTACAGAATACTGGGGTGGATGGGCAATGGTGTATATTGCTCTCTCGTTGTCTTCTTCCTCAACATTATTACCTTCAAAGACCAGGCCTTCAGATCGAATGGCCAGATTGCTGATATGGCTGCTATGGGTACAACTATGTTCAGTGGCATCATATGGGCTGTTAACTGCCAGATTGCTCTGGCTATGTGTCACTTTACATGGATTCAGCATTGCTTTATTTGGGGCAGTATTGCAATGTGGTACATATTTCTGTTGATATATGGCTGGGTGACACCGGCATTTTCTGGAAATGCCTACCAGATTCTAGTTGAAGTCCTCGGTCCTGCCCCAATCTTTTGGTTAGCCACCCTATTAGTTACACTTGCCTGTAATCTCCCTTACATTGTCCACATAGCCTTCCAAAGAAGTTTCAATCCAATGGATCATCATATCATCCAAGAAATCAAATACTACCGGAAAGATGTTGAGGATCAACGCATGTGGAAGAGGGAGGCGTCGAAAGCAAGACAAGAAACCAAGATAGGGTTCTCAGCTCGGGTAGATGCAAAGATCAGACAGTTGAGAGCAAGGCTGCACAAGAAGCATCCCCACAGTAACGCGATGTCCCCTTTGTGA
- the LOC126800441 gene encoding casein kinase 1-like protein 2, producing the protein MEPRVGGRFRLGRKIGSGSFGEIYLGTNIQTNEEVAIKLENVKTKHPQLLYESKLYKILQGGTGIPNVRWFGTEGDYNVLVMDLLGPSLEDLFNFCSRKLSLKTVLMLADQMINRVEFVHSKSFLHRDIKPDNFLMGLGRRANQIYVIDFGLAKKYRDTSTHQHIPYRDNKNLTGTARYASMNTHLGIEQSRRDDLESLGYVLMYFLRGSLPWQGLKAGTKKQKYEKISEKKVSTSIEALCRGYPTEFASYFHYCRSLRFDDKPDYAYLKRLFRDLFIREGFQFDYVFDWTILKYQQSQIATPPTRASGGAGPSSGLPPVVANVERQSGGEESRPTGWSLADPSRRRNSGPIVNPGSLSKQKSPVGNDPSISRDAMLSSSSFLRSTGSLRRAVVPSSRDAVIVGSESDPSRAQTIEASSGTLGKTSTAQRSSPVVSSEQNRTTSGRNNSTVKNLESTLKGIETLHFNSDERGQY; encoded by the exons ATGGAGCCTCGAGTTGGGGGCCGGTTCCGGCTCGGCCGCAAGATCGGTAGCGGATCCTTCGGAGAGATCTACTTAg GTACTAATATTCAGACGAACGAGGAGGTTGCGATTAAGCTT GAAAATGTCAAGACAAAGCATCCACAGTTGCTGTATGAATCAAAGTTGTATAAAATACTCCAGGGAGGAA CTGGAATACCAAATGTGCGATGGTTTGGCACTGAAGGAGACTACAATGTTCTTGTGATGGATTTATTGGGACCTAGTCTTGAGGATTTATTCAACTTTTGCAGTAGGAAGTTGTCTCTTAAGACTGTTCTCATGCTTGCAGATCAAATG ATAAATCGAGTGGAGTTTGTTCATTCCAAGTCTTTCCTACATCGGGATATCAAACCGGACAACTTCCTAATGGGATTGGGGCGTCGGGCAAATCAG ATTTACGTCATTGACTTCGGCCTCGCTAAGAAGTATAGAGACACATCAACTCATCAGCACATTCCTTATAG AGATAATAAGAATTTGACTGGGACAGCAAGATATGCTAGCATGAATACTCATCTTGGCATTg AACAAAGCCGAAGGGATGACCTAGAGTCACTTGGATATGTGCTTATGTACTTCCTAAGAGGAAG tctTCCATGGCAGGGATTGAAGGCTGGGACTAAAAAGCAGAAGTATGAGAAGATCAGTGAAAAGAAAGTGTCAACTTCAATTGAG GCCTTGTGCCGTGGTTATCCCACCGAATTCGCATCATACTTCCATTACTGTAGATCTCTACGGTTTGATGACAAACCTGATTATGCTTATCTGAAGAGACTCTTCCGTGACCTTTTTATCCGTGAAG GGTTTCAGTTTGATTATGTCTTTGATTGGACAATCTTAAAATATCAGCAGTCGCAGATCGCCACACCTCCTACCCGTGCTTCT GGTGGTGCCGGACCAAGCTCTGGACTGCCCCCTGTTGTTGCAAATGTTGAAAGACAATCAG GTGGGGAGGAATCTAGACCTACTGGTTGGTCGTTGGCAGATCCCTCACGTAGGAGAAACTCTGGACCAATTGTAAATCCTGGAAGCTTGTCTAAACAAAAAAGTCCCGTTGGAAATGATCCATCTATATCTAGAGACGCAATG TTATCAAGTTCCAGTTTTTTACGGTCAACTGGATCATTGAGGAGGGCAGTAGTTCCTAGCAGTCGGGATGCAGTAATTGTTGGCAGTGAATCTGATCCCTCTCGTGCTCAAACTATAGAGGCAAGTTCTGGAACACTAGGTAAAACTTCTACCGCCCAAAGAAGTTCACCTGTTGTATCTTCAGAGCAGAACCGTACCACTTCTGGTAGAAATAATTCAACCGTAAAAAACCTAGAGTCCACCCTCAAAGGAATTGAGACCCTTCATTTTAATAGCGATGAGAGAGGACAGTATTAG
- the LOC126800442 gene encoding uncharacterized protein LOC126800442 — protein sequence MVKQLPTILSCKAEQTLVPKLEFFNSIGISGTTLSKVLYMNPALLRFSLENSLRPFYDITKALRIPRRKLPQFFRDYRRMDYKKMCIVAGNTSILRAHGVPDFKLRLWMSSNFNALLLDSEEVEENVNKVMSMGFRPLSATFMKALYVISRMDALKWQEKMELYRKWGVTEDAVLSAFRKSPLFMILDEKILSSKMDYYVNTMGLLPSEVVGCPAILSFSLEKRIIPRCSVVRLLQLQGLAIKFSNITILQRTEQWFLENFVIKYQEQVPEVLSYKGESGCTNLA from the coding sequence ATGGTCAAGCAACTCCCAACTATTCTCAGTTGCAAAGCTGAACAGACCCTTGTCCCCAAACTCGAGTTTTTCAATTCTATTGGCATATCAGGCACTACGCTGTCTaaggttttatatatgaacccGGCACTCTTGAGGTTTAGCTTAGAGAATAGTCTCAGACCTTTTTATGATATCACCAAAGCTTTACGGATCCCCCGCAGAAAGCTCCCTCAATTCTTTCGTGACTATAGGCGGATGGATTACAAAAAAATGTGTATCGTTGCCGGCAACACTTCGATTCTGAGAGCACATGGTGTGCCAGACTTCAAACTTCGTCTGTGGATGTCCAGTAATTTCAATGCACTGTTATTAGACTCCGAGGAGGTCGAAGAAAATGTCAACAAAGTCATGAGCATGGGATTCAGACCTTTATCTGCCACATTCATGAAAGCGCTGTATGTGATATCAAGGATGGATGCATTGAAATGGCAAGAGAAGATGGAATTATATAGGAAGTGGGGTGTAACTGAAGATGCTGTATTGTCTGCATTTAGAAAGAGTCCCTTGTTTATGATCTTGGATGAGAAGATTTTATCAAGCAAGATGGATTATTATGTGAATACAATGGGGTTGCTGCCCTCAGAGGTTGTTGGATGTCCAGCTATTCTATCTTTTAGTTTGGAGAAGCGAATCATACCTCGGTGTTCAGTCGTTAGACTTCTCCAGTTACAGGGCTTAGCCATCAAGTTTTCTAACATTACCATTCTGCAGAGAACCGAGCAGTGGTTCTTGGAAAATTTTGTGATCAAATATCAAGAGCAAGTACCTGAAGTATTGAGCTATAAAGGGGAAAGTGGTTGTACTAATTTGGCATAA
- the LOC126799457 gene encoding uncharacterized protein LOC126799457 yields the protein MFTAHCKRLHLLVPTSVTHFHSFPNLSPFTKSYSSLLKSDDDKPKDHSFTVSYLVDSLGFSPKLALKIFKTHKLRFNSPEKPDSVIKLLKNHGFDDTQIPQMVKMYPCLLMCNAEKILQPKLEFLGTIGLSPNNIAEVVNYNQRLLAQSLEKCLKPFYDLIKSVPIPDEKVPVFFKNSCRALGVKLLCNLAPNINVLREVEVPESSISFVVIYHPLALSPDTDNFRKIVDKIIDIGISPSSFAFIKAIQAVSQMNASKWNKKKEFFLEKCGWTEDDFLKAFRKNPLFVSLKEKKCLNKIEFLVNEMGWQPSDVAAHPDILTHSLEKSVMPRCSVIRVLEHKGLIEKGKFSPATLLINSRKQFLDRFVIKYEKQAPELLSIFQGQMSLWCRIRGKRWSEIVG from the coding sequence ATGTTTACTGCACACTGTAAAAGATTGCATCTCCTAGTCCCAACCTCAGTCACCCATTTCCATTCCTTCCCAAACCTATCTCCTTTCACCAAATCATATTCATCACTTTTGAAATCTGATGATGATAAACCCAAAGATCACTCCTTTACTGTTTCATACCTCGTAGACTCACTTGGGTTCTCCCCAAAACTGGCTCTTAAAATTTTCAAGACGCATAAGCTACGGTTTAACTCCCCAGAAAAGCCAGACTCGGTTATTAAGCTTCTCAAGAACCATGGTTTCGATGATACCCAGATACCCCAAATGGTTAAGATGTATCCATGCTTGCTTATGTGCAATGCTGAGAAGATTCTTCAGCCCAAGCTTGAGTTTTTGGGTACTATTGGCCTTTCACCCAACAACATTGCTGAGGTGGTTAATTACAACCAACGCTTATTGGCTCAGAGCTTAGAGAAATGCCTCAAACCGTTCTATGATCTCATTAAAAGTGTGCCTATCCCAGACGAGAAGGTGCCGGTTTTCTTTAAGAACTCATGCCGGGCATTAGGAGTCAAGTTACTTTGCAATCTTGCTCCCAATATAAATGTTCTTAGGGAAGTTGAAGTGCCGGAATCGTCCATCTCCTTTGTGGTGATTTATCATCCTCTTGCATTGTCCCCTGATACTGACAACTTTAGGAAAATTGTAGACAAGATTATTGATATTGGAATTTCGCCTTCGAGTTTTGCTTTTATCAAGGCCATTCAAGCGGTCTCTCAGATGAATGCATCAAAGTGGAATAAGAAGAAGGAGTTCTTTCTTGAGAAGTGTGGCTGGACCGAAGATGACTTTCTGAAGGCGTTTAGAAAGAATCCCCTGTTTGTGAGCTTGAAGGAGAAGAAATGTTTGAACAAAATCGAGTTTCTTGTGAACGAAATGGGTTGGCAACCTTCAGATGTGGCAGCACATCCAGATATTCTAACTCATAGTTTGGAAAAGTCTGTCATGCCTAGGTGTTCAGTTATTAGAGTTCTTGAACACAAGGGTTTGATAGAAAAGGGAAAATTTTCTCCAGCAACCTTGCTGATAAACAGTAGGAAGCAGTTCTTGGATAGGTTTGTGATCAAATATGAGAAGCAAGCACCTGaacttttgagtatctttcaaggGCAGATGTCTCTTTGGTGCAGGATACGAGGCAAGAGGTGGAGTGAAATTGTAGGATGA